One Pseudochaenichthys georgianus chromosome 4, fPseGeo1.2, whole genome shotgun sequence DNA window includes the following coding sequences:
- the LOC117445976 gene encoding torsin-1A-interacting protein 2-like isoform X4: MAVSPSKMSRLEDEGAEDSCGDANEMEVQEPDEDQDTDEDQGMDIIQQSSHASHQVQSNKGLNELRSPAVHGDAERIRTKTAKGPEAPTKSSAQIRPPENRHDVPIPKITSMDEYRKTLEAKAKSTGIPVVHHHQSVHPASEKSCTRQRVNNIPTQKQTVQQKKQVNKKTLAIKRSSGYSCSGFMWGLFRFILVALIGSAVLVACKIIPVMKKNAGDDTHPSRPGKLDIFRDQLSLLQAQFSSQHSELWRRSKIHLEKHLRNAQPTEPVSLIFTAGRGAERTLTCLAQRLASSYSSALNASVLYIDGASRASQDSDEVKLDIDNQLRAAFEGDKPAAVIHRFEELPPGSTLILYRYCDHENAAYKRVFLLFTVLLPQDEIIGDQSLKEVEEMVLEYVKEKLISSSNHASFNDMDIDKFGGLWSRISHLILPVVSEKDVEQIGC, from the exons ATGGCAGTATCCCCGAGCAAGATGAGCCGGCTGGAGGATGAAGGAGCAGAGGACAGCTGTGGGGATGCGAATGAGATGGAGGTTCAGGAACCTGATGAAGATCAGGACACAGATGAAGACCAGGGAATGGATATTATACAGCAGTCCTCTCATGCCTCTCATCAAGTACAATCAAACAAAG GGCTGAATGAACTCCGCAGTCCTGCTGTACATGGAGATGCAGAACGGATAAGAACAAAGACAG CAAAAGGACCTGAAGCTCCCACCAAGTCTTCCGCACAAATCAGACCACCGGAAAACAGACATGATGTGCCTATCCCGAAGATCACCAGCATGGACGAGTACAGGAAGACGTTGGAAGCTAAGGCCAAAAGCACTG GTATACCTGTAGTTCACCATCACCAGAGTGTGCATCCAGCCTCGGAGAAATCCTGCACAAGACAACGTGTGAATAATATTCCAACACAAAAACAAACCGTTCAGCAGAAAAAACAAG TGAACAAGAAAACACTTGCTATCAAGAGAAGCTCTGGATATTCCTGTAGCG GATTCATGTGGGGTTTATTCCGTTTTATTCTCGTGGCGCTGATCGGTTCAGCCGTCTTAGTGGCATGCAAGATCATCCCTGTAATGAAGAAGAATGCAGGTGATGACACGCACCCATCCAGGCCCGGAAAGCTGGATATTTTTAGAGATCAGCTGTCTCTTCTTCAGGCTCAGTTCTCCAGTCAGCACTCTGAGTTGTGGAGGAGAAGCAAGATCCACTTGGAGAAGCACCTGAGAAATGCGCAGCCCACAGAGCCGGTCAGTCTGATCTTTACTGCAGGCCGCGGGGctgagaggaccctgacctgcCTGGCTCAGAGGCTGGCCTCCTCGTACTCCTCGGCCCTCAACGCCTCCGTCCTCTACATCGACGGAGCCAGCAGAGCCAGCCAGGACAGCGACGAGGTGAAGCTGGACATCGACAACCAGCTGCGAGCAGCGTTTGAAGGAGACAAACCCGCGGCCGTCATTCATCGCTTCGAGGAGCTGCCTCCAGGCTCCACGCTCATTTTGTATCGCTACTGTGACCATGAGAACGCCGCCTACAAGCgcgtgtttttgttgtttactGTGCTGCTTCCTCAAGATGAGATCATTGGGGACCAGAGTCTGAAGGAAGTGGAGGAGATGGTGCTGGAGTACGTCAAGGAGAAGCTGATTAGCTCCAGCAACCATGCTTCTTTCAATGACATGGACATAGACAAGTTTGGTGGACTGTGGAGCCGCATCTCCCATCTCATCTTACCTGTGGTGTCTGAGAAGGACGTAGAGCAGATAGGATGCTGA
- the LOC117445976 gene encoding torsin-1A-interacting protein 2-like isoform X1, producing MAVSPSKMSRLEDEGAEDSCGDANEMEVQEPDEDQDTDEDQGMDIIQQSSHASHQVQSNKGALGDMNLSPCVVLQELRSHAVNKDAGWIIPNKGLNELRSPAVHGDAERIRTKTAKGPEAPTKSSAQIRPPENRHDVPIPKITSMDEYRKTLEAKAKSTGIPVVHHHQSVHPASEKSCTRQRVNNIPTQKQTVQQKKQVNKKTLAIKRSSGYSCSGFMWGLFRFILVALIGSAVLVACKIIPVMKKNAGDDTHPSRPGKLDIFRDQLSLLQAQFSSQHSELWRRSKIHLEKHLRNAQPTEPVSLIFTAGRGAERTLTCLAQRLASSYSSALNASVLYIDGASRASQDSDEVKLDIDNQLRAAFEGDKPAAVIHRFEELPPGSTLILYRYCDHENAAYKRVFLLFTVLLPQDEIIGDQSLKEVEEMVLEYVKEKLISSSNHASFNDMDIDKFGGLWSRISHLILPVVSEKDVEQIGC from the exons ATGGCAGTATCCCCGAGCAAGATGAGCCGGCTGGAGGATGAAGGAGCAGAGGACAGCTGTGGGGATGCGAATGAGATGGAGGTTCAGGAACCTGATGAAGATCAGGACACAGATGAAGACCAGGGAATGGATATTATACAGCAGTCCTCTCATGCCTCTCATCAAGTACAATCAAACAAAG GCGCCCTTGGAGATATGAATTTATCCCCGTGTGTTGTGCTCCAGGAGCTCCGCAGTCACGCTGTAAATAAAGATGCAGGTTGGATAATACCAAATAAAG GGCTGAATGAACTCCGCAGTCCTGCTGTACATGGAGATGCAGAACGGATAAGAACAAAGACAG CAAAAGGACCTGAAGCTCCCACCAAGTCTTCCGCACAAATCAGACCACCGGAAAACAGACATGATGTGCCTATCCCGAAGATCACCAGCATGGACGAGTACAGGAAGACGTTGGAAGCTAAGGCCAAAAGCACTG GTATACCTGTAGTTCACCATCACCAGAGTGTGCATCCAGCCTCGGAGAAATCCTGCACAAGACAACGTGTGAATAATATTCCAACACAAAAACAAACCGTTCAGCAGAAAAAACAAG TGAACAAGAAAACACTTGCTATCAAGAGAAGCTCTGGATATTCCTGTAGCG GATTCATGTGGGGTTTATTCCGTTTTATTCTCGTGGCGCTGATCGGTTCAGCCGTCTTAGTGGCATGCAAGATCATCCCTGTAATGAAGAAGAATGCAGGTGATGACACGCACCCATCCAGGCCCGGAAAGCTGGATATTTTTAGAGATCAGCTGTCTCTTCTTCAGGCTCAGTTCTCCAGTCAGCACTCTGAGTTGTGGAGGAGAAGCAAGATCCACTTGGAGAAGCACCTGAGAAATGCGCAGCCCACAGAGCCGGTCAGTCTGATCTTTACTGCAGGCCGCGGGGctgagaggaccctgacctgcCTGGCTCAGAGGCTGGCCTCCTCGTACTCCTCGGCCCTCAACGCCTCCGTCCTCTACATCGACGGAGCCAGCAGAGCCAGCCAGGACAGCGACGAGGTGAAGCTGGACATCGACAACCAGCTGCGAGCAGCGTTTGAAGGAGACAAACCCGCGGCCGTCATTCATCGCTTCGAGGAGCTGCCTCCAGGCTCCACGCTCATTTTGTATCGCTACTGTGACCATGAGAACGCCGCCTACAAGCgcgtgtttttgttgtttactGTGCTGCTTCCTCAAGATGAGATCATTGGGGACCAGAGTCTGAAGGAAGTGGAGGAGATGGTGCTGGAGTACGTCAAGGAGAAGCTGATTAGCTCCAGCAACCATGCTTCTTTCAATGACATGGACATAGACAAGTTTGGTGGACTGTGGAGCCGCATCTCCCATCTCATCTTACCTGTGGTGTCTGAGAAGGACGTAGAGCAGATAGGATGCTGA
- the LOC117445976 gene encoding torsin-1A-interacting protein 2-like isoform X2, which produces MLTAPLLPPACGRPHFHAHRQAPTGHREDREGVCALGDMNLSPCVVLQELRSHAVNKDAGWIIPNKGLNELRSPAVHGDAERIRTKTAKGPEAPTKSSAQIRPPENRHDVPIPKITSMDEYRKTLEAKAKSTGIPVVHHHQSVHPASEKSCTRQRVNNIPTQKQTVQQKKQVNKKTLAIKRSSGYSCSGFMWGLFRFILVALIGSAVLVACKIIPVMKKNAGDDTHPSRPGKLDIFRDQLSLLQAQFSSQHSELWRRSKIHLEKHLRNAQPTEPVSLIFTAGRGAERTLTCLAQRLASSYSSALNASVLYIDGASRASQDSDEVKLDIDNQLRAAFEGDKPAAVIHRFEELPPGSTLILYRYCDHENAAYKRVFLLFTVLLPQDEIIGDQSLKEVEEMVLEYVKEKLISSSNHASFNDMDIDKFGGLWSRISHLILPVVSEKDVEQIGC; this is translated from the exons atgctgacagccccgctcctgccgcccgcttgtggcagaccacacttccacgctcaccggcaggcaccgactggtcatcgggaggaccgggagggtgtgt GCGCCCTTGGAGATATGAATTTATCCCCGTGTGTTGTGCTCCAGGAGCTCCGCAGTCACGCTGTAAATAAAGATGCAGGTTGGATAATACCAAATAAAG GGCTGAATGAACTCCGCAGTCCTGCTGTACATGGAGATGCAGAACGGATAAGAACAAAGACAG CAAAAGGACCTGAAGCTCCCACCAAGTCTTCCGCACAAATCAGACCACCGGAAAACAGACATGATGTGCCTATCCCGAAGATCACCAGCATGGACGAGTACAGGAAGACGTTGGAAGCTAAGGCCAAAAGCACTG GTATACCTGTAGTTCACCATCACCAGAGTGTGCATCCAGCCTCGGAGAAATCCTGCACAAGACAACGTGTGAATAATATTCCAACACAAAAACAAACCGTTCAGCAGAAAAAACAAG TGAACAAGAAAACACTTGCTATCAAGAGAAGCTCTGGATATTCCTGTAGCG GATTCATGTGGGGTTTATTCCGTTTTATTCTCGTGGCGCTGATCGGTTCAGCCGTCTTAGTGGCATGCAAGATCATCCCTGTAATGAAGAAGAATGCAGGTGATGACACGCACCCATCCAGGCCCGGAAAGCTGGATATTTTTAGAGATCAGCTGTCTCTTCTTCAGGCTCAGTTCTCCAGTCAGCACTCTGAGTTGTGGAGGAGAAGCAAGATCCACTTGGAGAAGCACCTGAGAAATGCGCAGCCCACAGAGCCGGTCAGTCTGATCTTTACTGCAGGCCGCGGGGctgagaggaccctgacctgcCTGGCTCAGAGGCTGGCCTCCTCGTACTCCTCGGCCCTCAACGCCTCCGTCCTCTACATCGACGGAGCCAGCAGAGCCAGCCAGGACAGCGACGAGGTGAAGCTGGACATCGACAACCAGCTGCGAGCAGCGTTTGAAGGAGACAAACCCGCGGCCGTCATTCATCGCTTCGAGGAGCTGCCTCCAGGCTCCACGCTCATTTTGTATCGCTACTGTGACCATGAGAACGCCGCCTACAAGCgcgtgtttttgttgtttactGTGCTGCTTCCTCAAGATGAGATCATTGGGGACCAGAGTCTGAAGGAAGTGGAGGAGATGGTGCTGGAGTACGTCAAGGAGAAGCTGATTAGCTCCAGCAACCATGCTTCTTTCAATGACATGGACATAGACAAGTTTGGTGGACTGTGGAGCCGCATCTCCCATCTCATCTTACCTGTGGTGTCTGAGAAGGACGTAGAGCAGATAGGATGCTGA
- the LOC117445976 gene encoding torsin-1A-interacting protein 2-like isoform X3, with the protein MLTAPLLPPACGRPHFHAHRQAPTGHREDREGALGDMNLSPCVVLQELRSHAVNKDAGWIIPNKGLNELRSPAVHGDAERIRTKTAKGPEAPTKSSAQIRPPENRHDVPIPKITSMDEYRKTLEAKAKSTGIPVVHHHQSVHPASEKSCTRQRVNNIPTQKQTVQQKKQVNKKTLAIKRSSGYSCSGFMWGLFRFILVALIGSAVLVACKIIPVMKKNAGDDTHPSRPGKLDIFRDQLSLLQAQFSSQHSELWRRSKIHLEKHLRNAQPTEPVSLIFTAGRGAERTLTCLAQRLASSYSSALNASVLYIDGASRASQDSDEVKLDIDNQLRAAFEGDKPAAVIHRFEELPPGSTLILYRYCDHENAAYKRVFLLFTVLLPQDEIIGDQSLKEVEEMVLEYVKEKLISSSNHASFNDMDIDKFGGLWSRISHLILPVVSEKDVEQIGC; encoded by the exons atgctgacagccccgctcctgccgcccgcttgtggcagaccacacttccacgctcaccggcaggcaccgactggtcatcgggaggaccgggagg GCGCCCTTGGAGATATGAATTTATCCCCGTGTGTTGTGCTCCAGGAGCTCCGCAGTCACGCTGTAAATAAAGATGCAGGTTGGATAATACCAAATAAAG GGCTGAATGAACTCCGCAGTCCTGCTGTACATGGAGATGCAGAACGGATAAGAACAAAGACAG CAAAAGGACCTGAAGCTCCCACCAAGTCTTCCGCACAAATCAGACCACCGGAAAACAGACATGATGTGCCTATCCCGAAGATCACCAGCATGGACGAGTACAGGAAGACGTTGGAAGCTAAGGCCAAAAGCACTG GTATACCTGTAGTTCACCATCACCAGAGTGTGCATCCAGCCTCGGAGAAATCCTGCACAAGACAACGTGTGAATAATATTCCAACACAAAAACAAACCGTTCAGCAGAAAAAACAAG TGAACAAGAAAACACTTGCTATCAAGAGAAGCTCTGGATATTCCTGTAGCG GATTCATGTGGGGTTTATTCCGTTTTATTCTCGTGGCGCTGATCGGTTCAGCCGTCTTAGTGGCATGCAAGATCATCCCTGTAATGAAGAAGAATGCAGGTGATGACACGCACCCATCCAGGCCCGGAAAGCTGGATATTTTTAGAGATCAGCTGTCTCTTCTTCAGGCTCAGTTCTCCAGTCAGCACTCTGAGTTGTGGAGGAGAAGCAAGATCCACTTGGAGAAGCACCTGAGAAATGCGCAGCCCACAGAGCCGGTCAGTCTGATCTTTACTGCAGGCCGCGGGGctgagaggaccctgacctgcCTGGCTCAGAGGCTGGCCTCCTCGTACTCCTCGGCCCTCAACGCCTCCGTCCTCTACATCGACGGAGCCAGCAGAGCCAGCCAGGACAGCGACGAGGTGAAGCTGGACATCGACAACCAGCTGCGAGCAGCGTTTGAAGGAGACAAACCCGCGGCCGTCATTCATCGCTTCGAGGAGCTGCCTCCAGGCTCCACGCTCATTTTGTATCGCTACTGTGACCATGAGAACGCCGCCTACAAGCgcgtgtttttgttgtttactGTGCTGCTTCCTCAAGATGAGATCATTGGGGACCAGAGTCTGAAGGAAGTGGAGGAGATGGTGCTGGAGTACGTCAAGGAGAAGCTGATTAGCTCCAGCAACCATGCTTCTTTCAATGACATGGACATAGACAAGTTTGGTGGACTGTGGAGCCGCATCTCCCATCTCATCTTACCTGTGGTGTCTGAGAAGGACGTAGAGCAGATAGGATGCTGA
- the LOC117445689 gene encoding ferric-chelate reductase 1-like — protein MHGRFNMLNRPCIGSGSPNKACHGRRCGTHQPDYGATNARQPLTASDSQNRVGVSGPLQMWLWIVISLDTITKVHGYSDGRFPESCDSMSPVHTNRNGISYEPQSTGPPFEITYDPAPHGHPITVYLKSKQSNKFTGFMLEARKTEDVVGPAVGKFIVLDSRETRLLSCHSSPDNAVSQKLSSEKRLLAVNWTSPQEENLDYTFRATFLQNFETFWEAVDLDVKLTAPSPTTTSTPSTTLPTTTLPTTTTPITTSTTTPITTTPITTSTTTPITTTPITTSTTTPIITNTTTPRARNVTKLQQPGTVLMIADSVLVAVKTELPLLITLLINGPRLHHLNKKGDQ, from the exons atgcatggccgattcaacatgttgaatcggccatgcatcgggtctggcagtccaaataaggcgtgtcacggtcgacggtgcgggacacaccaacctgactacggcgccacgaatgcccgacagcctctgacggcctctgactcccaaaatcgggttggtgtgtcagggcctttacagATGTGGTTGTGGATTGTGATTAGCCTAGACACCATCACAAAGGTGCATGGGTATTCAGACGGTAGATTCCCAGAGTCGTGTGACTCTATGTCCCCTGTGCATACAAATAGAAACGGGATATCGTATGAACCCCAGAGTACTGGCCCACCCTTTGAGATCACATACGATCCCGCCCCACATGGACACCCTATCACAG TTTATCTCAAGAGCAAGCAATCCAATAAGTTCACAGGATTTATGTTGGAGGCTCGAAAGACGGAGGACGTAGTCGGCCCTGCTGTTGGTAAATTCATCGTGCTTGATTCTCGTGAAACTCGACTCCTGTCGTGCCATAGTTCACCG GACAACGCTGTTAGTCAAAAATTGAGTTCAGAAAAGCGTTTGTTAGCAGTAAACTGGACGTCGCCACAGGAAGAAAACTTGGACTACACTTTTAG AGCCACATTTCTTCAGAATTTTGAAACTTTCTGGGAAGCAGTGGATTTAGATGTCAAGTTAACCGCACCATCACCAACAACAACTTCTACGCCATCTACTACATTGCCAACTACTACATTGCCAACTACTACAACTCCAATTACTACAAGTACTACAACGCCAATTACAACAACTCCAATTACTACAAGTACTACAACACCAATTACAACAACTCCAATTACTACAAGTACTACAACGCCAATTATAACAAATACTACAACGCCAAGGGCTAGAAATGTAACTAAATTACAG CAACCGGGTACTGTATTGATGATTGCTGACAGTGTTTTGGTGGCCGTCAAAACG GAACTGCCTTTGTTAATAACTCTTCTCATCAACGGACCCCGTTTGCATCATCTAAATAAG AAAGGAGATCAGTGA
- the xcr1a.1 gene encoding chemokine (C motif) receptor 1a, duplicate 1, which produces MNDSWNISQYDEDYEDEMCEKGEVVQFGSMVIPAFFSVVITLSLFGNILVLVVLGLYENLKSLTNVFILNLAISDLVFTFGLPFWAIYHIWGWVFSEALCKIVTFVFFTGFYSSILCLTIMTIYRYLAVVHPLSDLRTLQISTGVYMSFLLWVISIGAAVPTLFYSALIPIPHQGEHSVGCEYESTIWKSIGFSPENVIFLVTFTVMAFCYIQILRRISKSRSHTKNRAMKLVFCIAAVFFLGWVPYNVAIFLRILSDNMVEPFDKCEASIQLDYAFYVCRLIAFSHCCLNPVFYAFVGVKFRSHLKSMMHRMFIRQSSAGEQHVRVQNFSRGSMY; this is translated from the coding sequence ATGAATGACTCTTGGAATATCAGCCAGTATGACGAAGACTACGAGGATGAAATGTGTGAAAAAGGCGAAGTGGTCCAGTTTGGGTCCATGGTCATTCCTGCGTTCTTCTCTGTTGTGATCACACTGAGCCTCTTTGGAAACATCCTCGTCCTTGTCGTTTTGGGGCTGTATGAAAACCTCAAGTCTCTCACCAACGTCTTCATCCTGAACCTGGCCATTTCCGACCTCGTTTTCACCTTCGGTCTCCCCTTTTGGGCCATTTACCACATCTGGGGATGGGTGTTTTCGGAGGCCCTCTGCAAAATTGTGACTTTTGTCTTCTTCACTGGGTTTTACAGCAGCATCCTCTGCCTCACCATCATGACCATCTACAGGTATTTGGCCGtggttcaccctctgtctgacctGAGAACACTGCAGATCAGCACCGGGGTTTATATGTCTTTCCTTCTGTGGGTAATCAGCATCGGAGCAGCCGTGCCCACCCTCTTCTATAGCGCCCTCATTCCGATCCCCCACCAAGGTGAACACTCTGTGGGCTGTGAATATGAATCTACTATTTGGAAAAGCATTGGTTTCTCCCCAGAGAATGTTATCTTCTTGGTCACCTTCACAGTCATGGCTTTCTGCTACATTCAAATACTGAGGAGAATCTCAAAATCGAGATCCCACACGAAGAACAGAGCCATGAAGTTGGTGTTCTGCATCGCGGCTGTGTTCTTCCTCGGCTGGGTGCCGTACAATGTGGCCATCTTTCTGAGGATCCTGTCGGACAATATGGTTGAACCATTTGATAAATGTGAAGCAAGTATCCAGCTGGACTATGCCTTCTATGTGTGCCGGCTCATTGCTTTCTCCCACTGCTGCCTGAACCCCGTCTTTTACGCGTTTGTTGGGGTGAAGTTTAGGAGTCATTTGAAGTCAATGATGCATCGCATGTTTATTCGCCAAAGTTCAGCCGGAGAACAACATGTTCGCGTGCAGAACTTCTCACGTGGATCAATGTACTAG